A region from the Kryptolebias marmoratus isolate JLee-2015 linkage group LG9, ASM164957v2, whole genome shotgun sequence genome encodes:
- the LOC108231271 gene encoding cytokine-dependent hematopoietic cell linker gives MNEPEYDEVDDHEEVHSVRILPARPINDDREYADRDRPWSSSNQSLPAVSTHRVPPRFLPRDMPHIAGPAVNRDLKPNRRKIKLERRRPPLEPEDDESNRCNLPLPFVLELSRNISDLAVHEPGRKDPQLRTTKKGDSSLHLIGQQTAKSVSGQLTHQRHSLDLETHDLDNRAHQSLERVPSRRHHHEWPRTKEDLDQSDFVPVEKPNGNILTYCEEDWYVGACNRTDAEHALHLVNKDGAFLVRDCSINTNSEPLVLAVYHEKKVYNVKIRFVEATRKYALGTGQRSNDMFDSVAEIIKFHSLFPITLISGRNVAVTKYPENCVLTCPLTKRDVEHLLR, from the exons ATGAATGAGCCCGAGTACGACGAGGTGGATGACCATGAGGAGGTGCACAGTGTGCGCATACTTCCTGCCAGGCCCATAAACGATGACAGGGAGTACGCAG ACAGGGACCGTCCCTGGTCATCCTCCAACCAGAGCCTTCCAGCTGTCTCCACT CATAGAGTCCCTCCTAGATTTCTCCCTCGAGACATGCCACACATCGCAG GGCCCGCTGTAAACAGAGACCTAAAGCCGAACCGACGAAAGATCAAATTAG aaAGGAGGCGCCCGCCTTTGGAGCCAGAAGATGAT GAGTCAAACag GTGTAATTTACCGTTACCTTTTGTCTTGGAGTTGTCCAGAAACATCAGTGACCTGGCTGTGCATGAGCCCGGCAGGAAAGA cccACAGCTGAGGACAACTAAAAAG gGAGACTCCAGTTTACATTTAATAG GTCAACAAACCGCTAAAAGTGTTTCAGGTCAACTAACCCATCAGAGACATTCGTTGGATTTGGAGACTCATGACTTAGACAACAG ggcacaccaaagtttag AAAGGGTGCCGTCACGACGCCATCACCACGAGTGGCCTCGAACCAAAGAAGACCTTGACCAGAGCGATTTTGTTCCAGTGGAGAAGCCGAATGGAAACATACTG ACCTACTGTGAGGAGGACTGGTACGTTGGGGCGTGTAACCGAACAGACGCCGAACACGCCTTACACCTGGTGAACAAG GATGGGGCATTTTTAGTCCGAGACTGCTCCATTAACACCAACAGTGAACCCTTGGTTCTGGCTGTTTATCATGAGAAGAAAGTTTATAACGTAAAAATCCGGTTTGTTGAGGCCACCAGGAAGTACGCGCTGGGAACAGGACAACGCTCAAACGAT ATGTTCGATTCTGTGGCAGAGATCATCAAGTTCCACTCCTTATTTCCAATAACACTCATCAGTGGGAGGAACGTGGCTGTCACCAAATACCCAGAAAACTGCGTGCTGACATGTCCATTAACAAAAAGGGACGTTGAGCATCTTCTCCGGTGA
- the LOC108231439 gene encoding uncharacterized protein LOC108231439, giving the protein MKPVSYQSVPSSVNGGHPNLAVEHLLNTPKVMYCEKCGFASMNAAEFKKHMVEHAETRFYCFYCNNVSFSEAELNEHMKQHTSKYPFKCPHCGQGYMRRLCLVKHIDRLHSKNISQGPAKLGVTKSPLVPVSTALTSAPTADPSPPRPVVRVTVPTPIAPAVRLGKDEQRGKTLDINVPNATNGNVERLSHLNGLIQHNRALTVSLPEEVSIPAGCLVELVEVKTVNGTKELKLRLISQQENESMIKDTKAAVPQNAALGKLLPSALPHANTVRSSSMDMCTINRKQTETKMANVERPPAVPVKISNNLPNVANKEKRALKRASPEIINLECNAVNPNKVFKNVLGPIREGNGVIRVTQAAPVTHNAASPAVFSGRVGRGLSAAVHPPSMGMNVPPRVGDERKNPAAEHPKTIPQRRPSETSNIQEAPGAVKLEPDLICLKTIAAPKEVKGVVCLNQQSTQSFNSLKGPVTTAAQVRPPAILVNKGNVANQTFPPLRTLINPISIKAPILSNHTNSKLSAACTQGLRFNEGKTKVAKVGEVLKPESFPVISSVFSLSEQPEEGQGSIQPLVMALRGIVMDKKHSSEAATQDQLKITVKNDTEQRCKAAVSSEPSIQNGPFAHDSLVTRQTGESVKVEKQDSLPSSALTQNDVHVKEEKSAAGTKEGSNCSQAAAPKSSTRDKSEMAPQVEAAATVDPLPETDKNEKFLTISLRRVQVGVWKKSKKGLKLRYKPRVPIGSLGDCSVFYPMPLKEDQLVKRPGPNQPVVVLNHPKPRVSVQRASADSYPGVGASETVPKCQILKMRLSKVMGQKYEVIGCTVRVFP; this is encoded by the coding sequence ATGAAGCCTGTCAGCTATCAGAGCGTGCCGTCATCTGTGAACGGTGGCCATCCAAATCTGGCGGTGGAGCATCTATTAAATACCCCGAAAGTGATGTACTGTGAGAAATGTGGATTTGCTTCTATGAACGCAGCAGAGTTCAAGAAGCACATGGTCGAGCACGCGGAGACGAGGTTTTATTGCTTCTATTGCAATAATGTGTCATTCAGCGAGGCGGAGTTAAACGAGCACATGAAACAGCACACCTCAAAGTACCCGTTCAAATGCCCCCACTGTGGACAGGGCTACATGAGACGGTTGTGTCTTGTGAAGCACATTGACCGCTTGCATagtaaaaacatcagtcaaGGACCTGCTAAGCTTGGCGTGACAAAAAGTCCACTTGTTCCCGTCTCCACTGCCTTAACAAGTGCACCCACTGCTGATCCGTCTCCCCCCCGACCTGTAGTCCGGGTGACTGTACCCACCCCCATTGCACCTGCTGTCAGACTGGGAAAGGACGAACAGAGAGGGAAAACACTGGACATAAATGTACCCAATGCCACTAATGGTAATGTCGAACGTCTGTCTCATCTGAATGGACTCATTCAGCACAACAGGGCTCTAACAGTTTCTCTGCCGGAGGAAGTAAGCATCCCTGCTGGCTGCTTGGTGGAGCTTGTTGAGGTGAAAACTGTCAATGGGACTAAGGAGCTAAAACTGAGGCTCATCTCTCAACAAGAAAATGAGTCTAtgataaaagacacaaaagcagCCGTTCCACAGAATGCTGCTCTGGGAAAGCTGCTACCCTCCGCTTTACCTCATGCTAACACAGTGAGGTCTTCGAGTATGGACATGTGTACAATCAACAGgaaacagactgagacaaagATGGCAAATGTGGAGCGTCCTCCTGCTGTGCCAGTGAAGATTTCTAACAATCTGCCAAATgtagcaaacaaagaaaagcgtGCTTTGAAACGAGCGTCGCCTGAAATAATTAACTTGGAGTGCAACGCAGTCAACCCAAACAAGGTTTTCAAAAACGTCCTCGGTCCTATAAGGGAAGGAAATGGTGTGATCCGAGTTACGCAGGCAGCACCTGTGACCCATAATGCTGCTTCTCCCGCGGTCTTCTCCGGCAGAGTCGGGAGAGGGTTGAGTGCCGCTGTTCATCCGCCCAGCATGGGCATGAATGTACCGCCGAGAGTGGGGGATGAGAGAAAAAACCCAGCTGCAGAACACCCCAAGACTATCCCACAGAGGAGGCCGTCTGAGACGAGCAATATTCAAGAAGCACCAGGAGCTGTGAAGCTGGAACCAGACCTGATCTGCCTCAAGACCATCGCTGCCCCAAAAGAAGTGAAAGGAGTGGTGTGCTTAAACCAGCAAAGCACGCAGTCTTTTAATTCCCTGAAAGGTCCTGTTACTACAGCTGCCCAAGTGAGACCaccagccattttggtcaataAAGGTAATGTGGCAAATCAGACTTTTCCACCACTCAGAACTCTAATTAACCCCATATCAATAAAAGCACCCATCCTTTCTAATCATACAAATTCAAAACTATCTGCTGCTTGTACCCAGGGGCTCCGGTTTAATGAAGGcaaaacaaaagtagcaaaagtagGAGAGGTGTTAAAACCTGAGAGTTTTCCTGTCAtctcctctgtgttttcactaAGTGAGCAGCCAGAGGAAGGCCAAGGCTCCATTCAGCCGCTGGTCATGGCTCTGAGAGGCATAGTGATGGATAAAAAACACAGTTCTGAAGCTGCAACTCAGGATCAACTCAAGATTACAGTAAAAAATGACACCGAGCAAAGATGCAAGGCGGCGGTGTCATCAGAGccctccattcaaaatggacccTTCGCTCATGACTCGTTAGTGACGCGGCAGACCGGCGAGTCTGTGAAAGTGGAAAAGCAGGATAGCCTGCCATCATCTGCGTTGACTCAAAATGACGTCCATGTCAAGGAGGAGAAAAGTGCCGCTGGAACAAAAGAGGGCAGCAACTGCAGTCAAGCTGCTGCTCCAAAATCTTCCACGCGGGATAAATCTGAAATGGCTCCACAGGTCGAGGCAGCTGCAACCGTAGATCCTCTgccagaaacagacaaaaacgaGAAGTTCTTGACTATCTCTCTGAGGCGGGTGCAGGTGGGCgtgtggaaaaaaagcaagaaaggaCTGAAACTTCGATATAAGCCGCGGGTTCCCATCGGCAGCCTCGGTGATTGTTCAGTTTTTTACCCCATGCCGCTGAAGGAGGACCAGCTGGTGAAACGGCCCGGTCCCAACCAGCCGGTGGTGGTGCTCAACCATCCGAAGCCTCGGGTTTCTGTACAGAGGGCGAGCGCGGACTCTTACCCAGGCGTGGGAGCCTCAGAAACGGTTCCTAAGTGCCAAATTTTGAAAATGAGGCTGAGCAAAGTGATGGGACAGAAGTACGAGGTGATTGGATGTACAGTTCGAGTTTTTCCATGA